The genomic DNA CTACCGTTATCGCATATCTTTTTATTTAAAGGCCTTTGCAGAAAGTGTAACACATAAACCCGGAAAGGAGAGTAAACTATGAGCAAAATTTCAAAGTACTTAATCACATGTTTTATTTTTCTTCTTTTTTTGATTTCATGCCAAAATCAGAAGAAATCAGATACAGTTGAAAATGCAGCTGCTTTAGACAGAAAGCCTCATATTTCAGTGAGTATCCCGCCGTTAAAGTGGATTACCGAGAAAATAGCCGGAAGTGATTTTACAGTAACATCTGTAGTCAGTTCAAATATAAGTCCCGAATTATTTGATCCGTCTGTAAAAACTATTCAGGAGCTGGAGGAATCAGATCTGTACTTCTCTTTTGATTTATTTGCCTTTGAGCATAAACTGGAGGATGCAGTAAGCAATCCCGGAAAAATATACAATGTTCTGGAAAATAACAGTTATCTGCTAAAGGAGGATCAGGAGGCACATACCGGCGACGGGCACAATCACGGCGATTATGATCCGCATGTATGGTTTTCCATGGATATAGATTCTTCAATTGCAGAAAATATTAAGAATGTTCTTTCGGAAAAATATCCTGAAAAAAAAGATATATTTGAAAAAAATTATTCTGACTTTATTTCAGAGATTAACACCTTTAATACAGAATTGAAAAATATACTAAGTGATAAAAAAAGTAAGATTTTTGTTATTTACCATCCTGCACTTACTTATTTCGCCAAGGAACATAATCTTACACAGGTTTCTGTGGAACAGGAAGGCAAGGAACCCACTGCGCAGTATCTGAAAAATGTAATAAACGAAATTAAAAAAAATAATGTAAAGGTTCTTCTTGTACAGCCTCAGTTTCCGAAAAGTTCCGTGGATCTGATTTCCAAAGAAGTACCCGGTATAAAAATTATAGAATTCAATCCTCTTGAGGAAAATATTTTTGACAATCTGAAAAAATTTACAGATTCATTGGAGTAGATATGACTAAACATTTGATCGAAATAAATAACCTGAACTTCAAATACGAAAACAATATAATTCTGAATAATATTTCCTTTAATATCACAAAAAATGAAAATATCGGTATTCTTGGCAGAAACGGCGGCGGAAAATCTACGCTGATAAAAATTCTTCTGGGATTTTTGAAGCCTGCATCCGGTTCGGTAAAATATAATATTGACAGAAAAAAAATCGGTTATCTGCCGCAAATACGCGAATTCGATGCTACTTTCCCGATTTCGGTTTATGACCTTGTTATTTCAGGGCTTACAAACAGAAAAAATTTATTCAGAAGGTTTGACTCACAGGAAAAAAAAGCTGCTTCTGATATTATGGATGAATTCGGTATATCGGAACTGAATGATAAGCTCATTAATGAAGTTTCGGGCGGGCAGCTGCAAAGAGCCCTTATAGCCAGAGCTCTTATATCAAATCCTGAGCTTATTATTCTTGATGAGCCTGAATCATTTCTGGACAAAAATTTTGAGGCGAAACTATATAATAAATTGAAAACCTTGAAAAATTCTACGGTAATTATTATTTCTCACGAGCTGGACGAGATTTATAAGCATATTGATTCAGTTTTACTTGTAGAAAAAGAAGCGAAATTTTACAAAGACAAAAATACTTTTATGAAAGGCAGATAAATGGACTTTATTTCCTCAATATTAAAATATCCCTTTATGCAGAATGCACTGATTGTAGGATTCTTATCAAGTATATGCTGCGGTACCATAGGTACTTACATAGTCAATAAAAAAATGGTTTTTATTTCTTCCAGTATCAGTCATGCTTCGTATGGAGGAATCGGGATCGGCTTATACCTGATTTCGGTATTTGATCTTCCTGTAAAAGATCCGATACTCTTTGCTCTTGTTTTCTCCATATTTTCAGGAATTCTTATATTACTTCTGAAAGATAAATTTAATCTGAAAGATGATCTTAGTATAGGAATAATTATGACCTTCGGGATGGCTGTAGGAATTATATTTTCCTTTATGACACCGGGCTATCAGGCAGATTTATCTACTTATCTCTTTGGGAATATACTTTTATCAAATAAAGAGAATATAATAATGCTGCTGCTTCTAGATATAACAATTATTATTGTTTTTTTTATTTTTTATAAATCAATTATATACAGCAGCTTTGATGAAAATTTTTATAATATTTATGGAGTTCCTGTGAAATTTATAAATTATCTATTGATAATTCTGATATCTTCTGCTATTATAATAAATATAAAGACAATCGGTATCATATTAATTATCTCCATATTAACCATTCCACAGGCAACAGCTTCGCTATTAGTAAAAAAGTACTATTTAATAATTATTTTTTCAGGAATTTTCTCATTTTTGGGAATACTTTCCGGTTTATATTTTTCATATAGTCTGAATATTCCGTCAGGACCAGCAATAATACTTTCACTTACAATTATTCTGCTGTTTACCAAAGGCTTTAGGAAAATCTTTTTAAAAACAACTTGACAAAAGTTTGGAAGAAGTGTATTATATTAGATATAAAAATGAAATGATTATAAATTTATAGGAGGTACATATTATGACTAATGTAATTAAAAAACTAAACGTATATCTTGCGGATCTGAATGTAATGTACAGAAAGGTACAGAATTATCACTGGAATGTGGATGGAAGAAACTTCTTTACTATTCATGCAAAGTTAGAAGAATACTATGATGAAATCAATGAAAACATCGACAGCATCGCAGAAAGAATTTTATCTATCAAAGGCAGACCATACGGAACAATGAAAAAATATCTTGAAATTACTAACATTAAAGAAGCTAACGATGAAGAGATTACTGACCTTGATTTAGTAAAAATATTAAAAGCAGATTTTGAAGCTCTTTTAGGTGAAGTAAAAGACATCAAAGCAGCAGCTGATAAAGCTGATGACTACGGTACTTCAG from Sebaldella termitidis ATCC 33386 includes the following:
- a CDS encoding Dps family protein — translated: MTNVIKKLNVYLADLNVMYRKVQNYHWNVDGRNFFTIHAKLEEYYDEINENIDSIAERILSIKGRPYGTMKKYLEITNIKEANDEEITDLDLVKILKADFEALLGEVKDIKAAADKADDYGTSAMMDELITGYETKLWMLGAFLK
- a CDS encoding metal ABC transporter permease, with translation MDFISSILKYPFMQNALIVGFLSSICCGTIGTYIVNKKMVFISSSISHASYGGIGIGLYLISVFDLPVKDPILFALVFSIFSGILILLLKDKFNLKDDLSIGIIMTFGMAVGIIFSFMTPGYQADLSTYLFGNILLSNKENIIMLLLLDITIIIVFFIFYKSIIYSSFDENFYNIYGVPVKFINYLLIILISSAIIINIKTIGIILIISILTIPQATASLLVKKYYLIIIFSGIFSFLGILSGLYFSYSLNIPSGPAIILSLTIILLFTKGFRKIFLKTT
- a CDS encoding metal ABC transporter ATP-binding protein, giving the protein MTKHLIEINNLNFKYENNIILNNISFNITKNENIGILGRNGGGKSTLIKILLGFLKPASGSVKYNIDRKKIGYLPQIREFDATFPISVYDLVISGLTNRKNLFRRFDSQEKKAASDIMDEFGISELNDKLINEVSGGQLQRALIARALISNPELIILDEPESFLDKNFEAKLYNKLKTLKNSTVIIISHELDEIYKHIDSVLLVEKEAKFYKDKNTFMKGR
- a CDS encoding metal ABC transporter solute-binding protein, Zn/Mn family; the protein is MSKISKYLITCFIFLLFLISCQNQKKSDTVENAAALDRKPHISVSIPPLKWITEKIAGSDFTVTSVVSSNISPELFDPSVKTIQELEESDLYFSFDLFAFEHKLEDAVSNPGKIYNVLENNSYLLKEDQEAHTGDGHNHGDYDPHVWFSMDIDSSIAENIKNVLSEKYPEKKDIFEKNYSDFISEINTFNTELKNILSDKKSKIFVIYHPALTYFAKEHNLTQVSVEQEGKEPTAQYLKNVINEIKKNNVKVLLVQPQFPKSSVDLISKEVPGIKIIEFNPLEENIFDNLKKFTDSLE